One Electrophorus electricus isolate fEleEle1 chromosome 10, fEleEle1.pri, whole genome shotgun sequence genomic region harbors:
- the lratd2b gene encoding protein LRATD2: MGNRVEKLTHLSYNEVPTTDPNGHEQDDDGPRIGVSYIFSNDDDEQEENIDGTENDANDDGKEYDNRNDTGCSVYYRDECIYERNINSIEMGTHPCENLLNKCNPGDLVEFVTVGQYPHWVVYVGDFQVVHLQRSEIKLNFLSDASQGRRGRIVNDLYKFRPLNSDVVVQNAMDQVGAKDQHVCWRNSECFAAWCRFGKREFKMGGEIRIGKQPYRMKLQLCEKKSHVLEFQSLEDLIMEKRRNDQIGRDAVIQELANHLNCSEEIPNDYGCN, encoded by the coding sequence ATGGGAAATCGGGTGGAAAAGCTGACACATTTGAGTTATAATGAAGTCCCCACGACGGACCCAAACGGACACGAACAGGACGACGATGGTCCACGCATCGGAGTATCGTACATATTCTCAAATGATGACGACGAGCAAGAGGAGAACATAGATGGGACTGAGAATGATGCGAACGACGATGGAAAAGAATATGACAACCGCAACGATACGGGATGCTCGGTGTATTACCGCGATGAATGTATTTACGAAAGAAATATAAACTCTATAGAGATGGGTACGCATCCTTGCGAGAACTTGCTAAACAAATGCAATCCTGGCGATCTGGTGGAATTTGTGACAGTCGGACAGTATCCACATTGGGTGGTATATGTGGGAGACTTTCAGGTGGTTCACCTACAAAGAAGTGAGATTAAACTAAACTTTCTTTCTGACGCAAGTCAAGGTAGAAGAGGCAGAATAGTGAACGACTTGTATAAATTCCGTCCTTTGAACTCGGATGTTGTGGTGCAGAACGCAATGGATCAAGTCGGCGCGAAAGATCAACATGTTTGCTGGAGAAACTCTGAATGCTTTGCCGCTTGGTGCAGATTTGGAAAGCGTGAATTCAAAATGGGGGGCGAGATTCGGATTGGCAAACAGCCATACAGGATGAAATTGCAACTGTGTGAAAAGAAAAGTCACGTTTTGGAATTTCAAAGTCTGGAGGATTTAATCatggaaaagagaagaaatgacCAAATAGGGAGAGATGCTGTGATCCAGGAGCTGGCAAATCATTTGAACTGCAGTGAAGAAATCCCCAACGATTATGGTTGTAATTGA